A window of candidate division KSB1 bacterium contains these coding sequences:
- a CDS encoding OFA family MFS transporter produces the protein MVEEKVMNRWLAVVGAILIQLALGAIYAWSVFTTALKEAGWTKAETQYVFAAGLASFAIVMVLAGKMMPKVGPKKLAISGGIVLGLGYVLGGLVGGTNPLLLILFIGIVGGSGIGLAYVVPIAVGMRWFPDKKGLITGLAVAGFGFGAMLWVKLAGEWGRLLANVGLSHTFTIYGIVFLVMVVVGGIWMVFPPENWKPKGWVPPEAKPGQTAADVNLTPNQMLKTPSFYLIFFIFVFSGGAGLMTIGLMKLFPLEALQASGKSAVEASAIAGTAMAVFFSLANGIGRIAWGTLSDKLGRKLSVIIMCATQGIMMFAFTEMAGTPGLLFIAATLIGFNFGGNFSLFPTLTADTFGTKHIGQNYPWVFLAYGVGGIAGPIMGGKLGDLGNFPLAFTICGVLCVVAAGFAFLVKPQKA, from the coding sequence ATGGTTGAAGAAAAAGTTATGAACCGGTGGCTGGCGGTAGTCGGCGCTATTTTGATTCAATTGGCGCTTGGTGCGATTTACGCCTGGTCTGTTTTCACAACAGCCCTGAAAGAGGCGGGATGGACCAAGGCGGAAACTCAGTATGTCTTTGCAGCGGGTCTCGCATCTTTTGCGATCGTCATGGTGCTCGCGGGAAAGATGATGCCCAAAGTCGGTCCGAAAAAACTGGCCATTTCAGGCGGTATTGTGCTTGGATTGGGTTACGTGCTGGGCGGACTGGTCGGCGGCACGAATCCGTTGCTGCTGATCCTGTTCATCGGTATTGTGGGAGGCTCGGGGATCGGCCTGGCTTATGTCGTGCCGATCGCGGTCGGCATGCGCTGGTTTCCGGATAAAAAGGGCCTGATCACCGGACTGGCTGTGGCCGGTTTCGGGTTCGGCGCCATGTTATGGGTGAAACTGGCCGGCGAATGGGGACGGCTTCTTGCCAATGTGGGGCTAAGCCATACGTTCACCATTTACGGCATCGTTTTTCTTGTCATGGTTGTGGTCGGTGGCATTTGGATGGTCTTTCCGCCGGAAAACTGGAAGCCCAAAGGCTGGGTACCTCCTGAAGCCAAGCCCGGACAGACGGCGGCGGATGTCAACCTGACACCCAATCAAATGCTGAAAACTCCGTCTTTTTACCTGATTTTTTTCATTTTTGTGTTCAGCGGGGGCGCCGGCCTGATGACGATCGGTCTGATGAAGCTTTTTCCGCTCGAAGCTCTGCAGGCGAGCGGAAAATCCGCCGTAGAAGCAAGTGCAATCGCCGGTACGGCCATGGCTGTTTTCTTTTCTCTTGCCAACGGCATCGGTCGTATTGCCTGGGGCACGTTGTCCGACAAGCTCGGCCGCAAGCTCTCTGTGATTATTATGTGCGCCACACAGGGTATTATGATGTTTGCTTTTACAGAGATGGCCGGTACACCGGGCCTGCTCTTTATCGCTGCCACGTTGATTGGCTTTAACTTTGGCGGCAACTTTTCACTGTTCCCGACACTGACAGCCGATACATTCGGCACCAAACATATCGGACAGAACTACCCATGGGTTTTCCTCGCTTACGGCGTGGGCGGGATTGCAGGCCCGATCATGGGTGGAAAGCTGGGCGATCTTGGCAATTTTCCGTTGGCCTTTACGATCTGCGGGGTGTTGTGTGTGGTGGCCGCAGGTTTTGCATTTTTAGTCAAGCCTCAAAAGGCGTAA
- a CDS encoding class I SAM-dependent methyltransferase, producing the protein MDRTLKPDGLAFFHTIGGNLSLAITDPWTTTYIFPNGQLPSIAQLASAMEGLFIVEDWHNIGQDYDPTLMAWYRNFENAWPDLKHTYSERFYRMWRYYLLSSAGGFRGRHNQLWQVVMNRPHRDQPDCRKS; encoded by the coding sequence ATAGACCGCACCCTCAAACCGGACGGTCTGGCCTTTTTTCACACCATCGGCGGCAATCTGAGTTTGGCGATTACCGATCCCTGGACCACCACGTATATATTCCCGAACGGACAGCTGCCGTCCATTGCCCAGCTGGCAAGTGCTATGGAAGGATTATTCATTGTCGAGGACTGGCACAATATTGGACAGGATTACGATCCGACGCTGATGGCCTGGTATCGTAACTTTGAAAACGCCTGGCCGGACCTAAAGCATACATACAGCGAACGCTTTTACCGCATGTGGCGCTATTATCTGTTGAGCAGCGCCGGCGGATTCCGGGGCCGGCACAATCAACTCTGGCAGGTGGTTATGAACCGCCCGCACCGCGATCAACCGGACTGCCGCAAAAGCTGA
- a CDS encoding Arc family DNA-binding protein, whose product MPNDLYENLKKAAAVNHRSLNNEIIVCIEKAIKNRRIDKTQFPDPL is encoded by the coding sequence ATTCCGAATGATCTTTACGAGAATCTCAAAAAAGCCGCTGCGGTTAATCACCGCAGTTTGAATAACGAAATTATCGTTTGCATTGAAAAAGCGATAAAAAACAGACGAATCGATAAAACTCAATTTCCGGACCCCCTTTAA
- a CDS encoding class I SAM-dependent methyltransferase translates to MFREELLFRNLLEKADIRVNGDRPFDIRVNHPDFYRRVLAKGSIGLGESYMDGWWDCEQLDEFINQVIRADLPSQIKGNLSLFWHVLRAKLFNLQSRGRAFNVGKHHYDIGNDLYEAMLDKRMNYTCAYWKDAENLDQAQENKLDLICRKIGLEPGMTVLELGCGFGGFAGYAAEKYGAEVTGVTVSRKQVEWANEHYSHLPVDIQLQDYRNVSGPFDRVISIGVMEHVGHKNYRTYMETV, encoded by the coding sequence ATGTTTAGGGAAGAATTACTGTTTCGCAATCTTTTGGAAAAAGCGGATATCAGGGTCAATGGTGATCGTCCGTTTGATATCCGGGTGAACCATCCGGATTTCTACCGGCGTGTGCTGGCCAAGGGGTCAATCGGACTTGGCGAATCCTACATGGATGGCTGGTGGGACTGTGAACAGCTGGACGAGTTTATCAATCAAGTCATCCGCGCCGATCTGCCGTCACAGATCAAGGGCAATCTGAGCCTGTTCTGGCATGTGCTGCGCGCCAAACTGTTCAATCTGCAAAGTCGCGGCCGCGCTTTCAACGTCGGTAAACATCATTACGATATCGGCAATGATCTTTACGAGGCCATGCTGGACAAACGCATGAACTATACCTGCGCCTACTGGAAGGATGCAGAAAATCTTGACCAGGCCCAGGAGAACAAACTGGATCTGATCTGCCGGAAGATCGGATTGGAACCGGGCATGACGGTTCTGGAACTGGGCTGCGGATTCGGCGGTTTTGCCGGATATGCGGCCGAGAAATACGGCGCCGAGGTCACCGGGGTGACTGTATCGCGAAAACAGGTCGAATGGGCCAACGAACATTATTCGCATCTGCCGGTAGATATCCAATTGCAGGATTACCGCAATGTAAGCGGTCCATTCGACCGCGTCATTTCTATCGGCGTCATGGAACATGTGGGACATAAAAATTATCGCACCTATATGGAAACCGTATAG
- a CDS encoding amino acid racemase, giving the protein MTTMGMIGGLGPQATIYYYQRMIDQFQNTYDKTGFPHIIIESLNIKTCLELSSNGRWDDLAKGLTERCDALLNAGAHFGLIASNTPHKVFDQIQSQTRLPLLSILDTTRTYLQEHRFKKPLLLGTGFTMKSDFFTKILKQVNIHPVVPDEESIVWIHDKIFSEIEFNIIKPETKKRFIEIIEKHRRMDHVDCVILGCTELPLIIQSRDTDLPRVDTAEIHADSAVSRYLYLEQS; this is encoded by the coding sequence ATGACAACAATGGGTATGATCGGGGGCCTGGGACCCCAGGCGACCATTTATTATTATCAGCGCATGATTGATCAGTTTCAGAACACATATGATAAAACCGGCTTTCCTCATATCATTATCGAAAGCCTGAATATCAAAACTTGTCTCGAATTAAGCTCAAACGGTCGCTGGGATGACTTGGCAAAAGGCCTGACGGAGCGTTGCGATGCATTGCTGAACGCCGGAGCACATTTCGGATTGATCGCCTCAAATACGCCGCATAAAGTGTTCGATCAGATTCAATCACAAACCCGACTGCCGTTATTGAGTATTCTGGATACCACCCGGACCTATCTGCAGGAGCACCGATTCAAAAAACCGCTTCTGCTCGGTACCGGTTTTACCATGAAATCAGATTTTTTCACTAAAATATTAAAACAGGTGAACATCCATCCTGTTGTCCCCGATGAAGAAAGCATTGTCTGGATTCATGATAAAATATTTTCAGAGATTGAATTCAATATTATAAAACCGGAAACCAAAAAACGTTTTATCGAGATTATTGAAAAACACAGACGCATGGATCATGTGGATTGCGTCATTCTCGGCTGCACGGAATTGCCGTTAATTATTCAAAGCCGGGACACAGATCTGCCACGGGTGGATACCGCTGAAATTCACGCAGATTCAGCGGTGAGTCGATATCTGTATTTGGAACAATCATAA
- a CDS encoding type II toxin-antitoxin system PemK/MazF family toxin encodes MNNDMKQYEIWIADLNPQIGTEPGKTRPVLIVQTNLLNNVGHTSTIICPITTKTEQESNILRVHLQKGTANVLENCDIMIDQIRAIDNKRLMKKIGKIPQNLIDKVKKNIKIIFDIDS; translated from the coding sequence ATGAATAATGATATGAAGCAATATGAAATATGGATTGCTGATCTTAATCCTCAAATCGGAACTGAACCAGGAAAAACAAGACCTGTATTAATAGTACAAACTAATTTATTAAATAATGTCGGCCATACTTCTACAATAATTTGTCCAATTACAACAAAAACGGAACAAGAATCAAATATATTGCGAGTTCATCTTCAAAAAGGTACAGCTAATGTTCTTGAAAATTGTGATATAATGATAGATCAAATACGAGCAATAGATAATAAAAGACTGATGAAAAAAATTGGAAAAATTCCGCAAAATTTAATTGATAAAGTGAAAAAGAATATAAAAATAATTTTTGACATAGATTCCTGA
- a CDS encoding DMT family transporter yields MKNISTAFVILAALCWGVSGGIGGILITNGWDAFVVSFYRGAIGLLFVLVWLLLRPGGSGLANRRLWFWSVIAGLGVSGNFAFYFVSIAKGSVAVAVTLMYCAPVWVYLISFILKLERSSPLKWAAITMVMLGIVLLTRFYETGVDGVTLVGIGAGLLSGLSYAVFIFGFKYAAPHGSPQAILVIAFAVLVTVLIWPGDAGQTVAVLNTPSWPLFAVLGILGAGLSFILYIVGLNHTAPGVASIVAMVEPVTASLFSVVVLNENLVGLQIFGMGLILFTVTALSVYSKTRWSDFF; encoded by the coding sequence ATGAAGAATATCAGTACGGCGTTTGTGATACTGGCGGCGTTATGCTGGGGGGTATCGGGCGGGATCGGCGGCATTCTCATAACCAACGGCTGGGACGCGTTCGTGGTGTCGTTCTACCGGGGCGCGATCGGGCTGTTATTTGTTCTCGTTTGGCTATTGTTGCGTCCGGGCGGCAGCGGATTGGCAAATCGCCGATTATGGTTCTGGTCGGTGATTGCCGGCCTCGGGGTATCCGGCAACTTTGCTTTCTATTTTGTGAGTATTGCGAAAGGCAGTGTCGCGGTTGCGGTGACGCTGATGTACTGTGCACCGGTGTGGGTTTATCTCATATCCTTTATACTCAAGCTGGAAAGATCCTCTCCGTTAAAGTGGGCCGCGATCACGATGGTAATGCTTGGCATCGTGCTGCTTACACGGTTTTACGAGACAGGAGTCGACGGCGTCACACTGGTCGGCATCGGCGCCGGACTGCTTTCAGGCCTGTCCTATGCGGTATTCATTTTCGGATTCAAGTATGCGGCGCCACACGGCAGCCCTCAGGCGATTCTCGTGATTGCGTTCGCGGTCCTGGTCACCGTACTCATCTGGCCGGGTGATGCCGGGCAGACCGTGGCAGTGCTGAACACACCGAGTTGGCCACTATTCGCAGTGCTGGGGATACTTGGCGCAGGATTGTCCTTTATTCTCTATATCGTCGGCCTGAATCATACCGCGCCGGGCGTGGCCTCAATTGTGGCAATGGTTGAGCCGGTCACTGCGTCTCTATTCAGCGTTGTGGTTTTGAATGAAAACCTGGTCGGTCTGCAAATATTCGGTATGGGATTGATTTTGTTCACAGTGACTGCACTGAGCGTATATTCAAAAACTCGATGGTCGGACTTTTTCTAA
- a CDS encoding lactate racemase domain-containing protein, whose product MNFKATSDTPLTEEQIKQVVHQAFEHYSVDNEKVLVIIPDTTRTAPMPTLFRTLHERLGKTVEKFDILVALGTHPPLSDAHLESHLGIQLSDFPDVGFYNHHWDSPEHLYSAGTLPESKVSELSGGMLQETVNVTLNKLVRDYDKLIIIGPVFPHEVVGMSGGSKYLFPGISGPDFLNLFHWLGALITSSALIGKADTPVRRVINEAAKLVKVDQFTLNLVMDGRDMKGLYIGDSTDAWNEAAEQSRKMNTMFKPHPFDRVLSCAPEMYDDLWTGAKCMYKLEPVVADGGELIIYAPHITEISKTHGKLIEQIGYHVRDYFTKQSNRFKNIPGGIRAHSTHVKGLGTFENGIETPRIQVSLATGIPKEICEQVNLGYVDPLSIDVDNWGRDDERALIVPHAGEKLYRLENDPFGLDSQ is encoded by the coding sequence ATGAACTTTAAAGCAACATCTGATACCCCCCTGACTGAGGAGCAGATCAAACAGGTTGTGCATCAGGCGTTTGAACACTATTCTGTCGATAATGAAAAGGTGCTGGTGATCATACCGGATACAACACGCACGGCGCCCATGCCGACGCTGTTCAGGACCCTGCATGAGCGCCTCGGCAAAACAGTTGAAAAGTTTGATATTCTGGTGGCGCTTGGCACGCATCCGCCCCTGTCTGATGCCCATCTGGAATCTCATCTCGGGATCCAGCTGTCGGATTTTCCGGATGTGGGATTTTATAACCATCACTGGGATTCCCCGGAACACTTGTATTCCGCCGGTACCCTGCCCGAATCTAAAGTAAGCGAATTATCGGGCGGCATGCTGCAAGAGACGGTGAACGTGACACTGAATAAACTGGTACGCGATTATGACAAACTGATCATCATCGGCCCTGTTTTCCCTCATGAAGTTGTGGGCATGTCCGGCGGCAGCAAATACCTGTTCCCCGGTATTTCCGGCCCGGATTTTCTCAATCTGTTTCACTGGCTGGGTGCGCTGATCACCAGTTCCGCACTGATCGGTAAAGCAGATACACCTGTCCGTCGTGTGATAAACGAAGCGGCAAAGCTTGTGAAAGTAGACCAATTCACACTGAACCTGGTTATGGACGGCAGGGATATGAAAGGTCTGTATATCGGAGATTCAACCGATGCATGGAATGAGGCTGCTGAACAATCACGGAAAATGAACACCATGTTCAAACCGCATCCGTTTGATCGTGTCCTGTCCTGCGCGCCGGAAATGTATGACGATCTCTGGACCGGCGCCAAGTGCATGTACAAACTCGAACCGGTGGTTGCAGACGGCGGAGAACTGATTATCTATGCGCCGCATATCACAGAAATTTCGAAAACCCACGGCAAGCTCATCGAACAGATCGGTTATCATGTGCGCGATTATTTTACCAAACAATCGAACCGGTTTAAAAACATTCCCGGCGGTATCCGCGCGCATTCCACGCATGTCAAAGGACTGGGTACATTTGAAAACGGAATCGAGACCCCGCGCATTCAGGTGTCTCTGGCCACCGGCATCCCCAAAGAAATCTGTGAACAAGTAAATCTGGGATATGTCGATCCGCTCAGCATCGATGTCGACAACTGGGGCAGAGATGACGAGCGGGCTTTGATCGTACCGCATGCCGGTGAAAAACTGTACCGGCTCGAAAATGATCCGTTCGGTCTTGACAGTCAATAA
- a CDS encoding SDR family oxidoreductase, whose protein sequence is MSYINDLYELNDKTAVIIGGKGVLGSAMADGLGKAGCKLALLSPSVTKDDPNVQKRDAKTKTFQCDVQNRSELEHAADEIVETWGEPDILVNAAGINSTTPFFDITEEEYDKIMNVNLKGTFLACQVFGKHFQNSGKPASIINISSVTSITPLSKVFTYGVSKSGINNLTRFLAREWATDQIRVNAIVPGFFPAKQNRKILTEKRINDIMRHTPMQRFGEPEELIGAVLWLASKQASSFITGAIIPIDGGFTAMTI, encoded by the coding sequence TTGAGCTATATCAATGATCTATACGAGTTGAATGATAAAACAGCCGTCATTATCGGCGGAAAAGGCGTGCTGGGCAGTGCCATGGCCGACGGCCTCGGCAAAGCCGGATGCAAACTGGCCCTGCTCAGCCCGTCTGTCACCAAAGACGACCCAAACGTGCAGAAACGGGATGCGAAAACTAAAACCTTTCAATGTGATGTGCAGAACCGCTCGGAACTTGAACACGCGGCTGATGAAATCGTTGAAACCTGGGGCGAACCGGATATACTGGTCAACGCAGCCGGTATCAATTCAACCACGCCGTTTTTTGATATCACGGAAGAAGAATATGATAAAATTATGAATGTCAATCTAAAAGGCACGTTTCTGGCCTGTCAGGTATTCGGCAAACATTTTCAAAATTCCGGAAAACCGGCCAGCATTATTAATATTTCTTCCGTAACATCCATTACGCCTTTATCCAAAGTATTTACCTACGGGGTCAGCAAATCCGGGATCAATAATCTAACCCGGTTTTTAGCCAGAGAATGGGCAACGGATCAAATTCGCGTCAATGCCATTGTACCGGGATTTTTCCCGGCCAAGCAGAACCGAAAGATCCTGACCGAGAAACGGATAAATGATATTATGCGCCATACCCCCATGCAGCGTTTTGGCGAGCCGGAAGAATTGATCGGCGCCGTGCTCTGGCTGGCCTCGAAACAAGCCTCTTCCTTTATCACCGGCGCTATCATTCCTATAGACGGCGGATTTACAGCTATGACCATATAG
- a CDS encoding type II toxin-antitoxin system RelB/DinJ family antitoxin, which produces MAKTAIIQARIEPEVKNNAQNIPSKLNITMSEAISIFLTQVTLNRGIPFDVKIPNDLTFDTLLKSENEKEVHKVSSVDELFELDS; this is translated from the coding sequence ATGGCTAAAACAGCGATTATTCAGGCTCGAATCGAGCCTGAAGTTAAAAATAATGCTCAAAACATTCCAAGTAAACTTAATATTACGATGTCCGAAGCTATTTCCATTTTCCTGACACAAGTTACATTAAATCGAGGAATACCGTTTGATGTTAAAATACCCAACGACCTGACTTTTGATACCTTGTTAAAATCTGAAAATGAAAAAGAGGTTCATAAAGTATCTTCGGTTGACGAATTATTTGAGTTGGATAGTTGA
- a CDS encoding NAD(P)/FAD-dependent oxidoreductase: MIDRTAIIVGGGPAGASCAQALNHAGIDTLILDKQSFPRPKLCAGWITPRVWRKLNLNPRSYSGSLTFFDHLHVHIYGRYIPIPTRQYAIRRLEFDHFLLNRAGVTVEKHRAADIKQENGRYVIDNRFRCTYLIGAGGTGCPVYRTFFRNASPRPRSSQITTLELEFKSSYEDTRCQLWFFEQGLPGYAWYVPKQNGIINIGIGAKASPLLSEHRSIQYHWQQFARKIKEENLIDILPDPPRGHTYFLRHRVPRLRLGNAFIIGDAAGLATLDMGEGIGPAVESGQRAAKAVISGGRYHLRGIPRYSILDILKHVIKM; encoded by the coding sequence ATGATCGACCGAACAGCCATTATTGTCGGCGGCGGACCCGCCGGAGCCAGTTGCGCACAGGCCTTGAATCACGCCGGCATCGATACATTGATCCTGGACAAACAATCCTTTCCCCGCCCCAAACTCTGCGCCGGATGGATCACGCCGCGGGTGTGGAGAAAATTGAACCTGAACCCGCGGTCCTATTCCGGCAGTCTGACGTTTTTCGATCATCTGCATGTGCATATATACGGACGCTATATTCCGATACCGACGCGACAGTACGCAATCCGTCGACTGGAATTTGATCATTTTCTCCTGAACCGCGCCGGCGTAACGGTCGAAAAGCACCGCGCTGCAGACATCAAGCAGGAAAACGGTCGATATGTCATAGACAACAGATTTCGCTGTACCTATCTGATTGGCGCCGGCGGAACCGGCTGTCCGGTGTACCGCACGTTTTTCCGAAACGCGTCACCGCGGCCGCGCTCCTCTCAGATTACAACGCTGGAACTTGAGTTCAAATCAAGCTATGAGGATACACGCTGTCAGCTGTGGTTCTTTGAACAGGGACTGCCCGGTTATGCCTGGTATGTGCCCAAACAGAACGGCATTATCAATATCGGTATCGGCGCCAAAGCCTCTCCCCTGCTGTCCGAACACCGGTCCATCCAGTATCACTGGCAGCAGTTTGCCCGCAAGATCAAGGAGGAGAATCTCATTGATATTCTTCCCGATCCGCCCAGAGGGCATACGTATTTCCTGCGCCACCGCGTCCCCCGCCTGCGTCTTGGCAATGCATTCATCATCGGAGACGCCGCCGGCCTCGCTACTCTGGACATGGGCGAAGGCATCGGACCGGCTGTGGAAAGCGGCCAGCGCGCCGCAAAGGCGGTTATCAGCGGCGGACGTTATCACCTGCGCGGTATCCCCCGCTACAGCATCCTTGATATATTAAAACACGTTATAAAAATGTAG
- a CDS encoding alpha/beta hydrolase: protein MSVSINPAANSSIQTGPVKADRHPLQLIMRDNEQSTALRFCSFLIILVSLISGCSNGFQYHWQHPDTTGRECVVLVHGLRANSSFMHKLQDMLVDSGYHVLNLDYPSSKYKIQALADTAIGVALEECKSECDTVHFIGHSMGNALIRYTLQKPHPCRVHRIVMIAPVNQGSELVSRLNWVPLFAKLNSPAGMQLGSRKDSFVNSLPPLEHETGIIAGSRSINPVASLIIPGKDDGRVSIENTKEKGMNDFIIVPANHHVITKKDSTINCAVRFIQHGHF, encoded by the coding sequence ATGAGCGTATCGATAAACCCCGCGGCGAATTCTTCCATACAAACTGGACCGGTAAAGGCGGACAGACATCCGCTTCAACTTATAATGCGTGACAACGAACAGTCTACGGCTTTGAGATTTTGTTCTTTCCTGATCATTCTCGTCTCTCTAATTTCCGGGTGCTCCAACGGTTTTCAATACCATTGGCAGCACCCGGATACGACCGGCAGAGAATGCGTTGTTCTGGTACACGGACTGCGGGCAAACAGCTCGTTCATGCACAAACTTCAAGATATGCTGGTCGATTCCGGATATCATGTGCTCAACCTCGATTATCCGTCGTCCAAATATAAAATTCAGGCATTGGCAGACACTGCGATAGGTGTGGCACTGGAAGAATGCAAATCCGAATGCGATACTGTACATTTTATCGGTCACTCGATGGGCAATGCGTTGATACGCTATACCCTGCAGAAACCGCATCCCTGCCGGGTCCACCGGATTGTGATGATCGCGCCGGTCAATCAGGGAAGCGAACTTGTAAGCCGTCTGAACTGGGTTCCGCTTTTCGCAAAACTGAACAGTCCGGCCGGCATGCAGCTGGGCAGCCGGAAGGACAGTTTTGTCAATTCACTTCCTCCTCTTGAACACGAGACAGGTATCATTGCCGGCAGCCGAAGCATCAATCCCGTTGCATCTTTGATCATTCCGGGCAAAGATGACGGAAGGGTATCGATCGAAAACACAAAAGAAAAAGGTATGAATGATTTTATAATTGTACCGGCCAATCATCATGTTATCACAAAAAAAGACAGCACGATAAACTGTGCCGTGCGTTTCATTCAACACGGTCATTTTTGA
- a CDS encoding AAA family ATPase, which yields MRDHFKAIYRRLLQNTNYSTHRYLYKSFNTDSRLTGLVGPRGTGKTTLLLQYINDKIEDKSRCIYLSLDNIYFTRVNLIDFVDDFYQIEGIRYIFLDEVHKYQNWDQELKNIYDSYPDINIVFSGSSSMDLIRGTYDLSRRGRLFRLNGMSFREYLEFRLAATISVISFGDLLEKPEALTEQLLHFERIKGLFLEYLENGYYPFVFEDEANYHQKILNVIDKTIYEDISNFYKLKTENLVNFRKILSYLATIPPGQLNRNSISKHIGLDNRTVENYLQILNETGLVCLVKENKAGSSLLKSTEKIYLDNSNIYKAIIDEIGFDYNRGTVREIFFIKMLQNANENVFYSKIGDFQVRDFNFEIGGKSKSNKQIKNSLKDSFLVKDDILFPSGNTIPLYYFGFLY from the coding sequence ATGAGAGATCATTTTAAAGCAATTTACAGAAGATTGCTTCAAAATACTAACTACAGCACGCATCGTTATTTATACAAATCATTCAATACTGATAGCCGCTTAACGGGGCTTGTTGGACCTCGAGGTACCGGGAAGACGACGCTACTGCTTCAGTATATCAATGATAAAATTGAGGATAAAAGCCGTTGCATCTATTTGTCCTTGGATAATATCTATTTCACACGAGTCAACCTCATTGATTTTGTAGACGATTTCTATCAAATTGAGGGGATCCGATATATATTCCTGGACGAGGTTCACAAATATCAAAATTGGGATCAAGAACTAAAGAATATCTATGATTCATATCCGGATATCAATATCGTCTTTTCCGGAAGCTCGAGTATGGACTTAATCCGAGGAACATATGATCTTTCAAGACGGGGAAGATTATTTAGGCTCAACGGCATGTCCTTTAGAGAGTATCTTGAGTTCAGACTGGCCGCCACAATTTCAGTGATCAGCTTTGGTGATTTGCTGGAAAAGCCTGAGGCGCTAACGGAGCAGTTGTTACATTTTGAGAGAATTAAAGGGCTTTTTCTCGAATATCTCGAGAATGGATATTATCCCTTTGTGTTTGAAGATGAAGCAAATTATCATCAAAAGATATTGAATGTTATCGATAAAACGATCTATGAAGATATTTCAAATTTCTATAAACTTAAAACAGAAAATCTCGTAAATTTTCGGAAAATACTATCATACTTGGCAACCATTCCTCCTGGACAATTGAATCGTAACAGTATATCAAAACATATTGGTTTGGATAACCGAACTGTTGAAAACTATTTGCAAATATTAAACGAAACTGGGCTTGTCTGTCTTGTTAAAGAAAACAAAGCGGGAAGCAGTCTGCTAAAAAGCACTGAAAAAATATACCTGGATAATTCAAATATTTATAAAGCAATCATAGATGAAATTGGTTTCGATTACAATAGAGGAACAGTACGAGAGATATTTTTTATAAAAATGCTTCAGAATGCAAACGAGAATGTCTTCTACAGCAAAATAGGCGATTTTCAAGTTCGAGATTTTAACTTTGAGATTGGCGGCAAGAGCAAATCGAACAAGCAAATTAAAAACAGCTTGAAAGATTCTTTCTTGGTGAAGGATGATATTTTATTTCCGAGTGGCAATACGATACCGCTTTATTATTTTGGCTTCTTGTATTAA